The region AGGGAACCTGCCACCAGCATCAGAACGACCATGGCCCACCAGGAATGCGAGGCCGGCCCGGTCATGTAGGTCGGCAGGCGGATGCCCGCGCCGACGTCGATCTTGCCCTTCGACGGTCCGGGATCGAGACCCCAACCCCAAACAATGCAGAAGATGATGGCGAACACGCCGCAGATGGTGGCAATCGTCACGAGCTTGACCGTCAGCAACAGGAAAAACGCGGCGGTGAAGATCGCGGCGAGGAAGGGCGGCCATCCGGGTCCCGGCATCTGGATGACATATTGCGGGCGGGCATTGATCGGTGACGTCACGATCGTCTCGCGCCCGCCTGTTGGAGCATTGGGCAGATAATGATGGCCGTCGCGCACCTCCTGCGGCAGGCTCGGCCTATCCCAGAGGGGCTCGCGGCTGGTGACGTGCGGAATGCTGCGGGTGGAGTAGACGTCGTTCGGCAGCCATTCCAAAGTGCCCGCGCCCCATGGGTTTTCGAGGCCGCCGTTTCCGGCGCGGGAATTTCCGATTAGGTCGATAACAAAGAGCAGGACGCCGGCGGCCAGGACGTAGGAGCCCAGGGTGGAAATTGTGTTCAACATGTCCCAGCCGATATCGCTGGGATAGGTCCATACGCGCCTTGGCATGCCGCTGAGGCCCGTCAGGTGCATCGGAAGGAAGGCGACGTTGAAGCCCGTGAACATCAGCCAGAACACCCAGCGGCCGAGCCGTTCGGAGAGCATCCGCCGGGTGAACAAGGGAGCCCAGTAGTAAAACGCGGCGAACAACGGAAACACAAACCCGCCGATCAGGACGTAATGAAAATGGGCGACGATAAAATAGGTGTCGTGAACCTGATAGTCGAACGGCACCATGGCCACCATCACGCCGGTCAGGCCTCCGAGGGTGAAGATGAAGAGAAACCCGAGCACGAACAGCGACGGCGTGGTGATGCGAAACCGCTGCCGGCCGGCCGCAATGGTCGCGACCCAGGAGAAGACCTGGATGCCCGAAGGAACAGCGACGATCATGCTGGCGGCGGAGAAGAAGGCGAGGCTGAGCGCCGGGATTCCGGTCGTAAACATATGATGCACCCATAGCCCGAAGCTGAAGAAACCGGTGCCGATCAACGCCACGACGACAAGCCGATAGCCGACGAGCGGCGTGCGCGCCATGGTCGGAACGATCATGGAGACGAGGCCGGCGGCCGGAAGGAAGATGATGTAAACTTCGGGGTGTCCGAAGAACCAGAAGAGATGCTGCCAGAGCAGGGGATCGCCTCCGAGCGCTGCGCTGAAGAAAGGCCAGCCGAAGGAGCGCTCGATCTCGAGCATCATCGTCGCCAGGATGACCGCCGGAAAGGCGAACATGATCATGGTGGCGAAAATCAGCATCGTCCAGACGAAGACCGGCATCTTGGCAAGCGACATGCCCGGCGGCCGTGTTCGCAGCGCCCCGACGACGATTTCGATCGCGCCAGCAATGGCCGAGATCTCGATGAAGCCGATGCCCAGCAACCAGAAATCAGCATTGTCGCCCGGAGAATATTCCTTCAGCGTCAGCGGCGGATACATGAACCAGCCGCCTTTCGGCGCGAGGTCGTAGAAGATCGTGGAGAAGAAGACCAGCCCGCCGACCACATAGGCCCAAATGGCGAAGGCGCTGAGACGCGGAAAGGGCAGGTCCCGCGCGGCGAGCATCTGCGGCAGCAGCATGACGCCAAGCGCTTCCAGCGCCGGCACGGCAAACAGGAACATCATCGTCGTGCCATGGACGGTGAACATCTGGTTGTAGAGGTCTTGGCCGATGAAGTCGTTGTCGCCGACGGCCAGTTGCGTGCGCATGAGCAGTGCCAGTACTCCCGCCATCAGAAAGAACAGGAACGCGACGCCGAGATAAAGAAGGCCGATCACGGTGTTGTTGACCGCCGTCACAAGCCGCCACCCATGCGGCGTTGCCCAGACGCGTTCGAGCTCTTGAATCTCTCCCTCCGGCCGGGGAGCTGGATTGGGCAGGTTCATCATCCGCCTCCGCCGCTGCTGTCACGCAGGAAATAAAGGATGATGAGACCAGTCAGGTAAACCGTCAGAACGGCAAGCGAGTCGTAGCCCATTCTGAAGATTGTGCGGTCTCGCCGTTCGCTCAGTCCGACGAGAAAGATCGCCGTGACGGTGATCGCCATCAGTGCGGCAAAAGTCTCGAACCGCCCGACTCCGTTCATGACGGCATCGGCACCCCCCGTGAGATCGATCAGGAACAGGAAGGAAAGGTCGAAGAGATTCGTACCGAAGATGTCCGACATCGCCATCGTGTAGAGGCCGGCCCGCGTGGCGCTGAACACGGTGCTCATTTCCGGCAGGGATGTTGCGATCGCGACCACGACAGCGCCGATGAAGCTCTGGCCCAGGCCACTGGCTTCGGCGATGGCATCGCCGGTGCGCGAAAGCACGTAACCTGCGAAGACGATGACTCCGCCGCACACTGCGGCGCCCCGGACCGCTTTGCGCAGGGACTTCCCTTTGCCGCCCTCGGCTTCCTTCCGCGCCCGTTCGTTCTCCCTCTCGCGGGTGATCTCCTCGTCGTTGGCGATCCAGGGCTTGTCGTGCTGCATCCGGGACATGACCCAAATGCTGACGCCGGTCACGGCGATGAGCAGCCACATCCAAAGGCCGGAGAAAAGGACGGGGCTATCGCCCACCACGATCGACGCCGCGACAATGGACAGGAGCAGTATTTTGAAACCACCCTGCAGCATCACGACGGGATCGGGAATGACTGAGGTTAGGGCCCGCCGGCCGATCATGGCGTCAGCAAGGGCAAGGATTGCCACCTGCATGGCGATGCCACCAAGAATGCTGTTGACGGCGAGGCTGGCATCGCCGCTGAGCGACGAGGTGACCGCTACCACCAGTTCCGGGAGGGACGTGATGCCGCCCAGCAATAGGACACCGATCAGCGCCTGTCCCACCCCGGTCTTCCCGCCGATGATGTTGGCATCGCGCGTGATCCTGACGCCGGCCATCCAGACCGCAATTGCGGCGCCGGCGAATGCCGGAATGTTCAACCATAGACCCAGGCCGGTGAAATCAAGCATCGCGATCACCTCAGTTGGTCCAGATAGGAGGAAAGCTGCGATAACTCGGTTTCGGTAAAGATGCCGAAGGGCGGCATCAGGTTCTCGGGTTTCACGTGCTGGCCGTCCCGGATCCAGCGGGCGAAGGCCGCGACATCGTTCTCGAGCGTTGCTGCGGCGAGAGATTGCCGGCTGCCGACATGGGTGAGGTCTGGACCGATGGTGCCGCGTGCCTCGGTGCCCCGCACCGCATGGCATCCGCCGCAACCAGACGAAAGGAAGACCGCCTGCCCCTGCGCCTGATCCTCGCCGGTGGGAGTCCGGGCGTTGCCGGCCTCGCGCGCGAGCCATGCGGAAAACTCATCTTCGGGCATCGCAATCACGTAGAAGGACATGAGGGCATGCGCCCCGCCGCAATATTCGGCGCATTGGCCGCGGCTTGTCCCCGCCTTCGCCACCTCCAGGGTCAAGGTGTTGATGCGGCCGGGGATCATATCGAGCTTGCCGGCAAGGCGCGGCACCCAGAAGCTGTGGATCACGTCGGCCGATGTCAGCTCGACCTTAACCGGCTGTCCGACGGGCAGCCGGATCTCATTGGCGCTCTCTACCCGGCGACCAGTCTCGTCTATGTAGGTCACCTGCCACCACCAGCGTTCACCGACGACCTCGATCCGCAACCGCCCGTCCGGTGCGGCCGTGGTGCCGCCAAGTCCTACGAGGAAGAAGCCATAGATGAGTAGGATGCTGAGCGTGACGACCGGGAAAACGATTCCGCCTCCGATGACCAGCCGTTCGCCGGAGACACGGCGACGCCAGCCCTCATTGCCGAAGAGCGCGACAGCCGTGCTCACGCAGACCAGAACGAGGACCATCGTTGAGAAAATGATCAGCAGCCACGAAAGGATGCTGATGCGCTCTGCTTCCGCGCCGGATGGATCGAGGATAGACTGGACGCCGACGCAGCCTTGGAGCGCGAGTAACCCGAGCGGCAAGATGGATCTTGCGAACATCATTGGCTCGCCTCGGCCACCGGGAGTGTGGCAGCTCGAACGGCAGGCCGTGAAGCCA is a window of Sinorhizobium numidicum DNA encoding:
- the ctaD gene encoding cytochrome c oxidase subunit I gives rise to the protein MNLPNPAPRPEGEIQELERVWATPHGWRLVTAVNNTVIGLLYLGVAFLFFLMAGVLALLMRTQLAVGDNDFIGQDLYNQMFTVHGTTMMFLFAVPALEALGVMLLPQMLAARDLPFPRLSAFAIWAYVVGGLVFFSTIFYDLAPKGGWFMYPPLTLKEYSPGDNADFWLLGIGFIEISAIAGAIEIVVGALRTRPPGMSLAKMPVFVWTMLIFATMIMFAFPAVILATMMLEIERSFGWPFFSAALGGDPLLWQHLFWFFGHPEVYIIFLPAAGLVSMIVPTMARTPLVGYRLVVVALIGTGFFSFGLWVHHMFTTGIPALSLAFFSAASMIVAVPSGIQVFSWVATIAAGRQRFRITTPSLFVLGFLFIFTLGGLTGVMVAMVPFDYQVHDTYFIVAHFHYVLIGGFVFPLFAAFYYWAPLFTRRMLSERLGRWVFWLMFTGFNVAFLPMHLTGLSGMPRRVWTYPSDIGWDMLNTISTLGSYVLAAGVLLFVIDLIGNSRAGNGGLENPWGAGTLEWLPNDVYSTRSIPHVTSREPLWDRPSLPQEVRDGHHYLPNAPTGGRETIVTSPINARPQYVIQMPGPGWPPFLAAIFTAAFFLLLTVKLVTIATICGVFAIIFCIVWGWGLDPGPSKGKIDVGAGIRLPTYMTGPASHSWWAMVVLMLVAGSLYVAYVFSYLFLWLVSPDVWAPAGSPAPPAIGWPLSSGALLLGGSAIVWLASRSLHRVSASRVLTSAALLLSLACLTGAFALEIEGHLVTGLGPDDNAYGAMVYLGAVLFGQLVFALVIMGLFTMARHLAGKLDAQRRVTFDNYMLLYHYTVGQSLLGLALTHGFPRLIG
- a CDS encoding sodium:calcium antiporter, whose translation is MLDFTGLGLWLNIPAFAGAAIAVWMAGVRITRDANIIGGKTGVGQALIGVLLLGGITSLPELVVAVTSSLSGDASLAVNSILGGIAMQVAILALADAMIGRRALTSVIPDPVVMLQGGFKILLLSIVAASIVVGDSPVLFSGLWMWLLIAVTGVSIWVMSRMQHDKPWIANDEEITRERENERARKEAEGGKGKSLRKAVRGAAVCGGVIVFAGYVLSRTGDAIAEASGLGQSFIGAVVVAIATSLPEMSTVFSATRAGLYTMAMSDIFGTNLFDLSFLFLIDLTGGADAVMNGVGRFETFAALMAITVTAIFLVGLSERRDRTIFRMGYDSLAVLTVYLTGLIILYFLRDSSGGGG
- the coxB gene encoding cytochrome c oxidase subunit II — encoded protein: MMFARSILPLGLLALQGCVGVQSILDPSGAEAERISILSWLLIIFSTMVLVLVCVSTAVALFGNEGWRRRVSGERLVIGGGIVFPVVTLSILLIYGFFLVGLGGTTAAPDGRLRIEVVGERWWWQVTYIDETGRRVESANEIRLPVGQPVKVELTSADVIHSFWVPRLAGKLDMIPGRINTLTLEVAKAGTSRGQCAEYCGGAHALMSFYVIAMPEDEFSAWLAREAGNARTPTGEDQAQGQAVFLSSGCGGCHAVRGTEARGTIGPDLTHVGSRQSLAAATLENDVAAFARWIRDGQHVKPENLMPPFGIFTETELSQLSSYLDQLR